Proteins from a single region of Dyadobacter fanqingshengii:
- a CDS encoding NAD-dependent epimerase/dehydratase family protein, whose protein sequence is MNIALVTGSAGLIGSESVAFLADKFDLVIGVDNNLREYFFGADGNTEWNRNRIQDQFNNYKHYSADIREVSQLEPIFKEYGTDIKLIIHAAAQPSHDWAAKEPFTDFGVNAVGTLNMLEMTRLHTPEAVFIFTSTNKVYGDNPNYLPLIELETRWEIDQNHPYFENGIDEQHSIDHTKHSVFGASKVAADIMVQEYGRYFGMKTAVFRGGCLTGPNHSGAQLHGFLAYLMKCAITGNHYTIFGYKGKQVRDNIHSHDLVNMFWHFYQNPRPGEVYNAGGGRFANCSMLEAIALCEQITGNKLSYSYSETNRIGDHIWYVSDLSKFKSHYPGWNWEYGLTETLTQIHDGISSRLGVKTV, encoded by the coding sequence ATGAATATAGCTTTGGTAACCGGCTCAGCCGGACTGATTGGAAGTGAATCGGTTGCTTTTTTAGCGGATAAATTTGATCTGGTAATTGGTGTTGATAATAATCTAAGAGAATACTTTTTCGGCGCTGACGGAAATACGGAATGGAACCGTAACAGGATCCAGGACCAGTTTAATAATTACAAACATTACTCAGCTGATATTCGCGAAGTAAGCCAGCTGGAACCCATATTTAAAGAATACGGAACCGACATTAAGCTGATCATCCACGCTGCCGCACAGCCAAGCCATGACTGGGCAGCGAAAGAGCCATTTACCGATTTTGGTGTAAATGCTGTTGGAACGCTTAATATGCTGGAAATGACACGCTTGCATACACCTGAGGCTGTCTTTATTTTCACTTCTACTAATAAAGTTTACGGTGATAATCCTAATTATTTGCCATTGATCGAGCTGGAAACACGCTGGGAAATCGATCAGAACCATCCTTATTTCGAGAACGGCATTGACGAGCAGCACAGCATTGACCATACGAAACATTCTGTTTTCGGTGCGTCAAAAGTAGCGGCTGACATTATGGTGCAGGAATATGGCCGTTATTTCGGTATGAAAACGGCGGTTTTCCGTGGCGGATGTCTTACGGGCCCAAACCACTCCGGAGCACAGTTGCACGGATTCCTTGCCTATTTGATGAAATGTGCCATCACAGGCAACCATTACACGATTTTTGGTTATAAAGGAAAGCAGGTTCGTGACAACATTCACAGCCACGATCTTGTCAATATGTTCTGGCATTTTTATCAAAATCCACGTCCGGGCGAAGTTTACAATGCGGGCGGCGGGCGTTTTGCAAACTGCTCCATGCTGGAAGCCATTGCGCTTTGCGAGCAGATTACAGGAAACAAATTATCTTACTCATACTCAGAGACGAACAGGATTGGTGACCACATCTGGTATGTGAGCGATTTGTCTAAATTCAAATCACATTACCCAGGTTGGAACTGGGAATATGGCCTGACTGAGACATTGACCCAAATTCATGACGGCATTTCTTCAAGACTAGGAGTAAAAACCGTTTAA
- a CDS encoding M3 family oligoendopeptidase → MTTDNIDILTRGTRAFIGEEFDLKKWEDVEPFFENLKNREIHSAEDLQQWFLDRSEIESYLSENFAWRYIRQTCDTANTSLINALQFFITEIQPKLAEYGNALDKKVVDSPYLSELTEPGFAITLRGMKKAIEIFRDENIPLITEMQTEERRYGAIAGAMTVTLDDEEMTLQKAADRLQSTDRNIREEAWRAISGRRYDDHAQLDELLSKLVTLRDQVGKNAGFANYRDYMFAAMGRFDYTPQDCFNFHGSVKKAVVPMLDEMAASRKAALKVDALRPWDTKVDPQGLAPLKPFATGEELLNKTIRCFSRLDPFLGDCLTTMKTMKHLDLESRKGKAPGGYNYPLDEIGVPFIFMNATSNLRDMVTLLHEGGHAVHSLVTRNLKLNSFKHTPSEVAELASMSMELITMDYWDEFFENENDLKRAKIQHFESILETLPWVATVDKFQHWMYENPQHSADERTDAWVRIYEEFTDKVMDWAGLEIYKKYLWQRQLHIYEVPFYYIEYGIAQLGAIGVWKNYRQDPAKGLKGYLDALKLGYTATIGEIYQAANIPFDFSEQHITDLMQFVRSELAELKK, encoded by the coding sequence ATGACAACCGATAATATTGACATACTGACCCGGGGAACACGGGCATTCATAGGGGAAGAATTTGATTTGAAAAAATGGGAAGATGTGGAGCCATTTTTTGAAAATCTGAAAAACAGGGAGATTCATTCTGCGGAAGATTTACAGCAGTGGTTTCTGGACCGCAGTGAAATTGAATCCTATTTGTCGGAAAACTTTGCCTGGCGATACATTCGGCAGACTTGCGATACGGCTAATACAAGCCTGATCAATGCATTGCAGTTTTTCATTACCGAAATCCAGCCCAAACTGGCGGAATATGGCAATGCTCTGGATAAAAAAGTGGTTGACAGCCCTTATCTGAGCGAATTAACCGAGCCGGGCTTTGCGATCACATTGCGCGGCATGAAAAAAGCCATTGAGATTTTCCGTGACGAAAATATTCCGCTGATAACCGAAATGCAAACCGAAGAGCGCCGTTATGGAGCCATAGCAGGCGCTATGACAGTAACATTGGACGACGAGGAAATGACGTTGCAGAAAGCAGCCGACCGCCTTCAATCCACAGACCGTAACATTCGCGAAGAGGCGTGGCGCGCCATCAGCGGCAGACGTTATGACGACCACGCACAATTGGATGAGCTCCTAAGCAAGTTGGTAACATTGCGCGATCAGGTGGGTAAGAATGCTGGTTTTGCTAATTACCGGGATTATATGTTTGCTGCCATGGGTCGCTTTGACTACACGCCGCAGGATTGTTTCAATTTCCACGGATCTGTCAAAAAAGCAGTTGTACCCATGCTGGATGAAATGGCTGCGAGCAGAAAAGCGGCTTTGAAAGTGGATGCGCTTCGTCCGTGGGACACAAAAGTTGATCCGCAAGGCTTGGCTCCATTAAAGCCGTTTGCAACGGGAGAGGAATTGCTGAACAAAACGATTCGCTGCTTTTCCAGGTTGGATCCGTTCCTCGGCGATTGCCTGACCACGATGAAAACCATGAAACATCTGGACTTGGAATCGAGGAAAGGGAAAGCGCCGGGTGGATATAATTACCCGCTGGATGAAATCGGCGTTCCGTTTATTTTCATGAATGCAACATCCAACTTGCGGGATATGGTGACATTGCTGCATGAGGGCGGTCATGCGGTGCATTCGCTCGTTACGCGGAATTTGAAGCTGAATTCATTCAAACACACGCCTTCGGAAGTCGCGGAACTTGCTTCGATGTCGATGGAATTAATCACAATGGATTATTGGGATGAGTTCTTTGAAAACGAAAACGACCTGAAAAGAGCGAAAATCCAGCATTTTGAATCCATTCTGGAAACGCTTCCCTGGGTTGCGACGGTAGACAAATTCCAGCATTGGATGTACGAAAACCCGCAACATTCTGCTGATGAGCGTACAGATGCATGGGTTCGCATTTATGAGGAATTCACCGACAAAGTGATGGATTGGGCTGGCCTTGAAATCTATAAAAAATATCTGTGGCAGCGTCAGTTACATATATACGAGGTTCCATTCTATTACATTGAATACGGAATTGCGCAATTGGGGGCGATCGGCGTTTGGAAAAATTACCGCCAGGATCCTGCAAAAGGCCTCAAAGGATATCTGGATGCATTGAAGCTGGGTTATACGGCTACAATCGGGGAGATTTATCAGGCTGCCAACATTCCGTTCGACTTCTCGGAACAGCATATCACTGATCTGATGCAATTTGTCCGCAGCGAACTGGCCGAATTAAAAAAGTAA
- a CDS encoding cation:dicarboxylate symporter family transporter, giving the protein MRKLFTNLTFWVLTAITAGALMGHYIPDQAVKMEILGKGFISIVKIFINPIIFLTITLGIIGMGDLKKVGKVGAKALIYFEVVTTLALIVGIVVANVIRPGDGVVTSNLQKGDASAFTSKVQDFSWLQFFLDNVTLQVLLFSLVLGTVLSKYSGKEKVTEWLNFASKYVFRALHLVMIFAPIGAFGGMAYTIGKYGIDTLLPLAKLMGTVYATMAIFIFGVLGLVMRTYKISLWSYLKYIREELLIVLGTSSSEAGLPSLMVKLERMGCSKPVVGLVVPAGYSFNLDGTTIYLSMATIFLAQVFNVHLTFGQILSLIGILMVTSKGAAGVTGSGFVVLASTLTAIKVIPVEGLALLLGVDRFMSEARAITNFIGNGVATIWLANNEKEFDRSKMEYAFANVHQTENVITDNLTDTTQRADSV; this is encoded by the coding sequence TTGAGAAAGTTATTCACGAATCTTACCTTCTGGGTTCTTACAGCCATAACGGCCGGCGCATTAATGGGACATTATATTCCAGACCAGGCCGTAAAAATGGAGATTCTGGGAAAGGGTTTTATTTCAATTGTCAAAATCTTCATCAATCCCATCATTTTCCTGACCATTACACTTGGGATAATCGGGATGGGCGACCTGAAAAAAGTGGGGAAAGTCGGAGCCAAGGCGCTTATTTACTTTGAAGTGGTGACAACCTTGGCTTTGATAGTGGGCATCGTGGTTGCGAATGTGATCCGGCCCGGCGATGGCGTGGTAACCAGCAATTTACAAAAAGGCGACGCGTCAGCATTTACAAGTAAAGTTCAGGATTTCAGCTGGTTGCAATTTTTTCTGGATAATGTCACGTTGCAAGTGCTGCTGTTTTCACTGGTTTTAGGAACTGTTTTAAGTAAATATTCGGGTAAAGAAAAAGTCACGGAATGGCTTAATTTCGCTTCCAAATACGTTTTCCGCGCTTTACACCTCGTCATGATCTTTGCACCGATTGGGGCATTTGGCGGGATGGCCTATACTATTGGAAAATACGGCATTGATACATTATTACCGCTTGCCAAGCTGATGGGAACGGTTTACGCAACGATGGCGATTTTCATTTTCGGCGTTTTAGGACTGGTGATGCGGACTTACAAGATCAGTCTCTGGTCTTATTTGAAATACATTCGCGAGGAATTACTGATTGTGTTAGGCACATCATCTTCGGAGGCGGGTTTGCCTTCCTTGATGGTCAAATTGGAGCGTATGGGCTGTTCCAAACCGGTTGTAGGGCTTGTAGTTCCGGCTGGCTATTCTTTTAATCTGGACGGAACGACGATCTATCTTTCCATGGCCACCATTTTCCTTGCGCAGGTTTTTAATGTGCATTTAACATTCGGGCAAATCCTGTCGCTGATTGGTATTCTGATGGTAACTTCCAAAGGCGCTGCGGGCGTCACGGGAAGCGGGTTTGTAGTGCTTGCGTCCACATTAACTGCCATTAAAGTGATTCCCGTCGAAGGTTTGGCGCTCCTTCTGGGAGTCGACCGCTTCATGTCCGAAGCCCGTGCGATCACCAATTTTATCGGAAACGGCGTGGCCACGATCTGGCTCGCCAACAATGAAAAAGAATTCGACCGAAGCAAAATGGAATACGCCTTCGCAAACGTTCATCAAACGGAGAATGTTATCACCGATAATTTGACGGATACAACGCAACGAGCGGACTCGGTTTAG
- a CDS encoding heme/hemin ABC transporter substrate-binding protein produces MRTNYFCRVLTLILLFCSAIINAVAGPGQRIVSANGTLSEILCGLGLEKQLIGVDVTSTYPASLEKIPKIGHNRTIAAEGILTLNPDVIIYTDQSLLLPSVVRQLKSSGKKVVEFKHEYSREGAIKLIRDVGAYFNAKPQAEKLVKSLQADLAKVKLIAAPQKLLFIYARGTGTLMVSGTGTSIDKMITLAGHKNAVSGFTEYKPLTAESLITANPDVLMLFSSGLESLQGMDGLLKVPGVANTNAGKNRKVIAMDGQLLTGFGPRLGKAALELSQKVK; encoded by the coding sequence ATGCGAACGAATTATTTCTGCCGAGTACTAACCCTCATTTTGCTGTTTTGCAGTGCGATCATCAACGCAGTTGCAGGTCCCGGACAGCGCATTGTTTCGGCAAACGGGACTTTGAGCGAGATCTTATGTGGGCTGGGATTAGAGAAGCAATTGATCGGTGTGGACGTAACGAGCACTTATCCCGCTTCGTTGGAAAAAATCCCTAAAATAGGCCATAACAGGACCATCGCAGCGGAAGGCATACTGACTTTAAACCCAGATGTGATTATTTATACAGACCAGAGTTTATTGTTGCCCTCGGTGGTAAGGCAGCTCAAAAGCAGTGGTAAAAAGGTGGTAGAGTTCAAGCATGAATATTCCAGGGAAGGCGCTATCAAGCTGATCCGGGATGTGGGCGCTTATTTCAATGCAAAACCACAGGCAGAAAAACTCGTAAAATCCCTTCAGGCGGACCTTGCGAAGGTTAAACTCATTGCTGCACCTCAGAAACTCCTGTTCATATATGCAAGAGGAACCGGCACGTTGATGGTTTCAGGGACAGGCACGTCTATTGATAAAATGATTACGCTGGCAGGGCATAAAAATGCGGTGAGCGGATTTACAGAATATAAACCATTGACTGCGGAATCATTAATAACGGCCAATCCTGACGTGTTGATGCTCTTTTCGAGCGGATTGGAAAGCTTGCAGGGCATGGACGGACTGCTCAAAGTGCCGGGCGTAGCAAATACAAATGCGGGAAAAAACAGAAAAGTGATTGCTATGGATGGCCAATTGCTGACCGGCTTCGGGCCGCGGCTCGGCAAAGCGGCATTGGAATTATCGCAAAAAGTAAAATAG
- a CDS encoding FecCD family ABC transporter permease: MLAEIAKEPDQFTKTASVKRLQLPSSTGKMSWILGSLLFACVVFSACTGALSISLTELWEIIALKLGFIQETRVEEQKSIVFWVIRLPRVCLAVLIGAGLGIAGASLQGLFRNPIADSTLIGVTSGASLFAVFVIMLNVKYFGILNEWVGVYGISFVAFVGAALTTLLVYQLSKITGDGGVTTLLLCGIAINAFVGAMTGLMTYLADDAQLRSITFWNLGSLGGANWTSVLAVLPFVGISVFFMPYLSKALNLLVLGESQAGSLGVNLKVLKRQVIILATLGVGASVAVAGTIGFVGLVVPHMIRTTFGPDHKTLLIGSALAGSIVLTLADTLSRTIVAPSELPIGILTALLGTPFFIYILWEQKRSKL; encoded by the coding sequence ATGTTGGCTGAAATCGCAAAGGAACCGGATCAATTTACGAAAACTGCATCAGTAAAACGGCTGCAACTTCCGTCTTCGACGGGTAAAATGTCCTGGATCCTGGGTTCGCTATTGTTTGCATGCGTGGTTTTTTCGGCTTGCACAGGCGCATTGTCGATTTCGCTGACAGAACTTTGGGAAATCATCGCATTAAAACTGGGCTTTATTCAGGAAACGCGGGTTGAGGAACAGAAGTCGATCGTTTTTTGGGTGATCCGTTTGCCGCGTGTTTGTCTGGCAGTGCTGATAGGAGCGGGCTTGGGCATTGCAGGCGCATCGTTACAAGGACTTTTCCGAAACCCTATTGCAGATTCAACATTGATCGGGGTGACATCGGGCGCTTCGTTGTTTGCGGTGTTCGTAATCATGCTCAATGTCAAATATTTTGGAATATTAAATGAATGGGTTGGCGTTTATGGCATTTCGTTTGTGGCATTTGTGGGCGCGGCGTTAACAACCTTACTGGTTTATCAACTATCCAAAATCACCGGCGACGGCGGCGTGACCACATTGCTGCTCTGCGGAATCGCCATTAATGCTTTCGTAGGCGCTATGACCGGACTGATGACATATCTGGCTGATGACGCGCAGCTCCGTTCGATCACATTCTGGAACCTGGGAAGTTTGGGCGGTGCTAACTGGACTTCCGTGCTTGCGGTTTTGCCGTTTGTAGGCATTTCGGTGTTTTTTATGCCTTATCTTTCCAAAGCGTTGAACTTGCTCGTGCTTGGCGAAAGTCAGGCAGGAAGTCTGGGCGTGAATTTGAAGGTTTTGAAACGACAGGTCATTATCCTGGCGACTTTGGGCGTTGGCGCGTCCGTTGCGGTCGCAGGCACAATCGGTTTTGTTGGACTGGTGGTTCCGCACATGATACGCACAACATTTGGCCCTGATCATAAAACATTACTGATTGGTTCAGCATTAGCAGGTTCCATTGTACTCACACTGGCAGACACACTTTCGAGAACGATCGTGGCGCCTTCGGAACTTCCCATTGGGATTCTGACTGCATTACTGGGGACGCCGTTTTTCATATACATTCTTTGGGAGCAAAAACGGAGCAAGCTATGA
- a CDS encoding heme ABC transporter ATP-binding protein yields the protein MIEVSNVGFKVRNRALLKDISFNVQSGQFWAVVGANGAGKSTLIKILSAELSPTSGSVFLDGEDLKKHKLKDLAKKRAVLSQQNVISLSFTVQEIVLMGRYPFYDAEPTQKDLEIVDVCLKKVGISALKNQSYPTLSGGEQQRVQLARALAQIWEMKNGLLLLDEPTTGMDLLHQFETFHLAKQLTAKGFSIVAVVHDLNQALQYADQVLMLKNGQSYAMGIPEEVLNERIIKDVFGLPVKIVQSEDLSYPVIVPDVPMVSMDY from the coding sequence ATGATTGAGGTTAGTAATGTTGGTTTTAAAGTGCGGAACAGGGCCCTTTTAAAGGATATCAGTTTCAATGTCCAGTCCGGGCAGTTTTGGGCCGTCGTTGGCGCCAATGGTGCTGGAAAATCCACATTGATTAAAATACTTTCAGCCGAACTTTCGCCCACATCCGGTTCCGTTTTCCTTGATGGAGAGGATTTGAAAAAGCATAAATTGAAAGATCTGGCAAAAAAGCGCGCGGTTTTATCTCAACAAAATGTGATCAGCCTGTCATTTACGGTGCAAGAGATTGTTTTAATGGGCAGATATCCGTTTTATGACGCTGAGCCTACGCAGAAAGATCTTGAAATCGTTGACGTATGTCTTAAAAAAGTGGGGATTAGCGCTTTGAAAAACCAATCTTACCCAACGCTTTCGGGCGGGGAACAGCAGCGTGTGCAGCTGGCGAGGGCTCTGGCGCAGATTTGGGAAATGAAAAACGGGCTTTTGCTATTGGATGAGCCAACGACCGGAATGGACCTTTTGCACCAGTTTGAAACATTTCATTTGGCCAAACAGCTCACGGCTAAGGGTTTTTCGATAGTGGCTGTGGTTCATGACCTTAATCAGGCATTGCAATATGCAGATCAGGTTTTAATGTTGAAAAACGGACAAAGTTATGCGATGGGTATACCGGAAGAAGTGCTGAATGAGCGCATTATCAAGGATGTTTTTGGATTGCCGGTGAAAATTGTCCAGTCCGAAGATTTGAGTTACCCAGTCATTGTGCCGGATGTGCCCATGGTTTCCATGGATTATTAA
- a CDS encoding hemin-degrading factor: MKSTLSPERTELKERWSEFKVTNPKTRIRDAAKELNTTEAELVATGVGENVTLLAGDFRELIKEVGSLGHVMALTRNDHVVHERKGVYEKVSFNNHVGLVLGEDIDLRLFLGDWKFGFAVSENDRHSLQFFNSFGDATHKIYLTEKSNKEAFDAVVAKYSAPDQDINLVIAEKTPKPAESEMVADIDKSAFQAEWLALKDTHDFFTLLRKYNLTRKQALRNAPEGYAYRITPESMKPVFEAASEDQLPIMVFVSNPNCIQIHTGPINKIFVMGPWLNIMDPEFNLHLRQDAIDEAWVVRKPTEDGVVTGIELIDKEGTMFNQFFGKRKPGVPELPEWPALIEKSVSRL, encoded by the coding sequence ATGAAATCTACCCTGTCACCAGAAAGAACTGAACTGAAAGAACGCTGGTCCGAATTTAAGGTTACCAACCCCAAAACCCGGATCCGGGACGCTGCAAAGGAACTCAATACGACCGAAGCAGAGCTCGTGGCCACAGGGGTCGGTGAAAATGTAACATTACTGGCCGGCGATTTCCGTGAGCTGATCAAGGAAGTAGGCTCGCTCGGGCACGTAATGGCGCTCACGCGCAATGATCACGTTGTACACGAGCGGAAGGGAGTTTACGAAAAAGTATCTTTTAATAACCATGTAGGCTTGGTTTTGGGAGAAGACATTGACCTGCGGCTTTTTCTGGGCGATTGGAAATTTGGCTTCGCTGTTTCTGAAAACGACCGCCACAGCTTGCAGTTTTTCAACAGTTTTGGAGACGCGACGCATAAAATTTATCTCACTGAAAAAAGCAATAAGGAGGCATTTGATGCAGTGGTAGCCAAATACAGCGCCCCAGATCAGGACATTAACCTTGTCATTGCGGAGAAGACGCCGAAACCAGCTGAATCGGAGATGGTTGCTGACATTGATAAATCAGCCTTTCAAGCGGAATGGCTGGCTTTGAAAGACACGCATGATTTTTTCACGCTGCTTCGTAAATACAATCTGACCCGCAAGCAAGCATTGCGCAATGCGCCGGAAGGTTACGCTTACAGGATAACGCCGGAAAGCATGAAGCCGGTTTTCGAAGCCGCTTCCGAGGACCAATTGCCGATTATGGTGTTTGTTTCCAATCCAAACTGCATTCAGATTCACACCGGCCCGATCAACAAGATTTTTGTGATGGGGCCATGGCTCAACATTATGGATCCTGAATTCAACCTTCACCTGCGCCAGGATGCCATTGATGAGGCCTGGGTTGTGAGAAAACCGACGGAAGATGGTGTGGTAACCGGCATTGAACTGATCGATAAAGAAGGAACAATGTTTAATCAGTTTTTTGGAAAAAGAAAGCCTGGCGTTCCTGAGCTTCCTGAGTGGCCTGCGCTGATTGAGAAGTCTGTTAGCCGGTTGTAA
- a CDS encoding adenosylcobalamin-dependent ribonucleoside-diphosphate reductase, whose product MDTTKSSQTAQTYTTDEAYQASLQYFKGDDLAARVWVNKYALKDSYGAIYEATPDDMHRRIAKEIARIEQLYPNPLSENEVFDLIKDFKYIIPQGSPMTGIGNPYQIASLSNCFVIGNNGASDSYGGIMKIDQEQVQLMKRRGGVGHDLSHIRPKGSPVKNSALTSTGIVPFMERFSNSTREVAQDGRRGALMLSVAIRHPDSEDFINAKLEQGKVTGANVSVRIDDEFMRAVESGETYKQQYPIKSTTPTHIKDIDATALWKKIVHNAWQSAEPGILFWDTIIRESVPDCYADLGYETVSTNPCGEIPLCPYDSCRLLAINLFSYVDQPFTSKASFNWDLFKKHIAAAQRMMDDIIDLELEKVDAILQKIDEDPEDEEVKRVERNLWLNIQTKAKEGRRTGIGITAEGDMLAALGLRYGSDEGTEFAVEIHKTVALEAYRGSVHTAKERGAFSIFDSEREKNNPFILRLKEADAQLYYEMLEYGRRNIAMLTIAPTGTTSLMSQTTSGIEPVFLPVYKRRRKVNPGDKDVRVDFVDEVGDSWEEYVVFHHRFREWMEINGFDISKNYAQKELDDLVKKSPYYKATSNDVDYLKKVKMQGAIQKWVDHSISVTINMPNDVTEELVGECYLEAWKAGCKGVTVYRDGSRSGVLIANTEKKEETVSGNVPFPTTRPQILEADVVRFQNKKDKWIAFVGLIDNQPYEIFTGLADDEDGILLPRWVNEGVIIKNREADGSSRYDFQYKNTRGYKTTIEGLSYKFNPEYWNYAKLISSTLRHGMQIEKVVDLISSLQLDESINTWKNGVARALKQYIPDGTEAKRQKCQNCNSTNLLYQEGCLTCKDCGSSKCG is encoded by the coding sequence ATGGACACCACAAAATCTTCGCAAACCGCGCAAACTTACACCACGGACGAAGCTTATCAGGCTTCTCTTCAATACTTTAAAGGCGATGATCTGGCGGCTCGCGTTTGGGTAAACAAGTATGCGCTGAAAGATTCGTACGGTGCGATCTATGAAGCAACGCCGGACGACATGCACAGGCGCATTGCGAAGGAAATTGCCAGAATTGAACAGCTCTACCCGAATCCACTGAGCGAAAACGAAGTGTTTGATCTGATCAAAGATTTCAAATACATTATCCCGCAGGGAAGCCCGATGACCGGCATCGGTAATCCTTATCAGATTGCGTCGCTATCGAACTGTTTTGTGATCGGCAACAATGGCGCTTCCGACTCGTACGGCGGCATTATGAAAATTGATCAGGAGCAGGTGCAGCTTATGAAAAGACGCGGCGGTGTGGGCCATGACTTGTCGCACATTCGTCCGAAAGGATCGCCTGTAAAAAACTCCGCGCTGACTTCCACGGGCATTGTGCCTTTCATGGAAAGATTTTCAAATTCAACCCGTGAGGTGGCTCAGGACGGTCGCAGAGGCGCATTAATGCTTTCTGTGGCGATCAGGCATCCGGACTCTGAGGATTTTATCAATGCAAAACTGGAACAAGGCAAAGTAACCGGCGCCAATGTTTCTGTGCGTATTGACGACGAATTTATGCGGGCTGTGGAGTCTGGGGAAACCTACAAACAGCAATACCCGATCAAAAGCACCACTCCAACGCACATTAAGGACATTGATGCAACAGCATTATGGAAGAAAATTGTGCATAATGCGTGGCAGTCGGCCGAGCCGGGCATTTTGTTCTGGGACACGATCATTCGTGAATCTGTGCCTGATTGCTATGCCGATCTGGGTTATGAAACGGTTTCTACCAATCCTTGCGGTGAAATTCCATTGTGTCCGTATGACTCTTGCCGTTTGCTGGCGATCAATTTGTTTTCTTATGTTGATCAGCCTTTCACAAGCAAGGCATCATTCAATTGGGATTTGTTCAAAAAGCATATTGCAGCTGCCCAGCGTATGATGGACGACATTATCGACCTCGAACTGGAAAAGGTAGACGCGATTCTGCAAAAAATCGATGAAGATCCGGAAGACGAAGAAGTGAAAAGAGTGGAGCGCAATCTGTGGCTGAACATTCAAACCAAAGCAAAAGAGGGCAGAAGAACGGGAATCGGCATCACCGCGGAAGGGGACATGCTTGCTGCGCTGGGCCTTCGCTACGGAAGCGACGAAGGAACCGAATTTGCCGTTGAAATACATAAAACTGTTGCGCTCGAAGCATATCGCGGTTCGGTGCATACGGCCAAAGAAAGAGGTGCTTTCTCCATATTTGATTCGGAAAGGGAAAAAAATAACCCGTTCATTCTGAGGTTGAAAGAAGCAGATGCGCAGCTTTATTATGAGATGCTGGAATACGGCCGTCGTAACATTGCCATGTTGACCATCGCGCCGACTGGAACAACAAGCTTAATGTCGCAAACGACGTCAGGCATTGAGCCGGTTTTTCTGCCGGTTTATAAAAGAAGAAGAAAAGTGAACCCGGGCGACAAAGACGTGCGGGTGGATTTTGTGGATGAAGTGGGCGATTCGTGGGAAGAATATGTTGTTTTTCACCACCGTTTCCGGGAATGGATGGAGATCAATGGTTTTGATATCAGCAAAAATTACGCGCAGAAAGAGCTCGACGACTTGGTGAAAAAATCACCTTACTATAAAGCCACTTCCAATGATGTGGATTATCTGAAAAAGGTAAAAATGCAAGGCGCGATCCAGAAATGGGTCGACCATTCTATCAGTGTGACCATTAACATGCCCAATGACGTGACCGAAGAGCTGGTTGGTGAATGTTATTTAGAGGCTTGGAAAGCTGGATGCAAAGGAGTTACAGTTTATCGTGACGGTTCTAGGTCCGGCGTGTTGATTGCGAACACGGAGAAGAAAGAGGAAACAGTTTCGGGTAATGTGCCTTTTCCAACAACCAGGCCGCAAATTTTGGAGGCGGATGTTGTGCGTTTTCAAAATAAAAAAGACAAATGGATCGCATTCGTAGGTTTGATTGATAATCAGCCTTACGAAATTTTCACCGGTTTGGCCGATGATGAAGATGGGATTTTGCTGCCAAGATGGGTTAATGAAGGGGTCATTATCAAAAACCGGGAGGCGGACGGCAGCTCACGTTATGATTTTCAATATAAAAATACAAGGGGCTATAAAACCACCATTGAAGGGCTTTCTTACAAATTTAATCCCGAATACTGGAATTACGCGAAACTGATTTCCAGTACATTACGCCACGGAATGCAGATTGAGAAGGTCGTTGACCTCATCAGCAGCTTGCAACTGGACGAATCCATTAATACCTGGAAAAATGGCGTCGCACGCGCATTGAAACAATACATTCCCGACGGAACAGAGGCAAAAAGACAGAAATGCCAGAATTGCAATTCTACGAATTTGCTGTATCAGGAAGGGTGTTTGACCTGTAAGGATTGCGGTTCTTCGAAATGCGGGTGA